The sequence GATTGGAGACCGCCGCGTAATGCAGGAGCGCCGCAACACATTGAAGGTCGCCTTGACGGCCGGCCGGGCCCATATCGGCATCTGGTGCTCGCTGGCTTCGGCTCTCACCACGGAGATCGTCGCCGGCTCCGGAGCCGGCTGGGTGCTGATCGACGGCGAGCACAGCCCCAACGATCTGCGCAGCATCATGGCGCAGCTCCAGGTGATGGGCGGCTTCGACAGCGAACCCGTCGTCAGGTTGCCGTCCGACGACCCCAATCTGATCAAGCAGGCGCTCGATATCGGCGCCCGCAGCCTGATGATCCCCAATGTGCGCACGGCCGAGCAGGCCCGCGCCATCGTCGCGGCCATGACCTATGCGCCTGGCGGGTTTCGCGGCTTCTCGGTCGGTCACCGCGCCAACGCCTTCGGCCGCATCGCCGGTTACCATGCCAAGGCGCGCGAGCAGCAGCTTCTCGCCGTGCAGATCGAATGCGAGACAGGGGTGGCCAATGCCGCCGAGATCGCCGCCGTCGACGGCGTCGATGTCCTCTTCGTCGGCCCCGGCGATCTCTCGACCAATATGGGTGCGATGGGCAATCCGGGTGCCGCGCCTGTCCAGGAGGCGATCGCCTCGGTGCGCAAGGCCGCAAAGGCGGCAGGCAAGGCCAGCGGCATACTGGCGCCGGCAAAGGCCGATGCCGACCGCTACCTCGCCGACGGCTTCACTATGGTTGCCGTCGGGTCGGACCTCGGCCTGCTGGCACGGGGCTCGGACGCCCTGATCGCTTCATTCAACCAGTAGACCGGAGACAGACCGTGGCAATTCCTCCTTACAAGGCGCCGTCGCGCGCTGCCTATGACATCGTCATCGTCGGTGGCGCGGTTGTCGGTTCGTCGACGGCCTATTGGCTGAGCCAGGCGCTGGGCAATGGCGCCTCGATCCTCGTGGTCGAACGCGATTCGAGCTACACCTTTTCCTCGACGGCGCTCTCCACCAGCGCCATTCGCCAGCAATATTCCAATCCGATCAATGTGAAGATCAGCCAGTTCGGCATCGACATCATCCGCAATTTTCCGGAGCGGATGGCGCCCTTCTACAAGGATGAGCCGGCACCCGATCTCGGCTTCAAGGAACATGGCTATCTCTACTGTTGCTCACCCGATGGCGTGGACGCGGCGCGCGAAAGGGTGGATCTGCAGCGCAGTCTCGGCGCTCACACCGTCTTCCTCGAGCCGGGTCCGCTGAAGGAGCGTTTCCCCTGGCTCAATGTTGAGGATCTCGGCGGCGGCTCCTGGGGCTCGCGCGAAGAGGGCTGGTTCGATTCCATGGGCCTGCTGAACGGCTTCCGCCGCGCGGCGCGTGCCAGCGGCGTCGAGTACATCGACAACGCCGTGACCGGACTGGAACTCGCCGACGGGCGCGTCGTCTCGGCGCGCCTCGCGACCGGTGAGACGATTTCCTGCGGAACCCTGGTCAACGCCGCCGGCCCGCGAGCGCAGCAGGTCGCGGCCATGGCCGGCCTCTCCATCCCGGTCGCGCCCTACAAGCGCTACAGCTTCGTCTTCGCCAGCGCCACTCCGATCCCCGGCCCCATGCCCAATGTCATCGACCTCTCCGGCACTTTCGTGCGTCCGGAAGGCGAGCTTTTCCTCACCGGCAACACGCCGCAGGGCGATGGACCGGCCGACTACGACGACTTCGAAATGCACTTCGAGGAGTTCGACGATTACATCTGGCCGGCGCTCTGGCACCGCATTCCGGCCTTCGATGCGCTGAAGGTCCAGACCAGCTGGACCGGCCACTACGAATACAACATGCTCGACCACAACGGCATCGTCGGCTTCCACCCGGAAGTGACCAACTTCATGTTCGCCAATGGTTTTTCGGGACACGGCCTGCAGCAGTCACCGGCCGTGGGCCGGGCCGTGTCGGAGCTGATCGTTCATGGCGCCTTCCAGACACTCGACCTGTCGCCGTTCTGTTACGAACGCATCGCGCGCAACGAACCGTTCCTGGAAGAAGCCGTGATCTGAGGCGAGGGGTCATCTGGACTTTGCCCGGCCTGGCGACGGCGGATGCTTGGATGCAATCGACTAAAAGCCCCGCTGCTGTTTCTGGTAGCGTTTGACAAGCCGCTCCCGCTTCAGGCGGGAGAGCCGCTCGATCCAGAACTGCCCGTTGAGCTGGTCGATCTCGTGCTGGTGACAGACAGCGAGCAGGCCCTCGGCCTCCTCGACGGCCTCGTCGCCATCCAGGGTCTGGTAGCCGATACGCACGCGTGCATTCCGTTCTATCTCCTCGGTAACCCCTGGCATGGACACGCTGCCTTCGACATGGCGGATCATTTCGCCCGATGCCCAAAGGATGGTCGGATTGACGTAGCTGCGCAGGCTCGCCGCCGGCGACACTTCGAGGACGACCAGCCGCTTCAGGATGCCGATATGAGGCGCGGTGATTCCGATGCCTGGAGCGGCGCGCATTGTGTCGGCGAGATCGCCGGCAAGCCGGTGCAGGTCTTCGTCAAAGACCGATATGGGCTCGGCGACGGAGCGCAGACGAAGGTCGGGAAATCTCACGATTGGCCGTATCGTCACATGTCACTCCCGCGTTCGGCAAGCGCAGAGGCTAACGCCAGGCGATCGAGAGGCCAAGCCGGCAGGGCAAAATGTCAGGCTTGAACGGCGCCCCGCTCTTGCTCCATCTCGGCCATGTCCTGGAAGCGGTCGGCGATGCGGGGATGGATGCGGCCGCCATCCGCCGCGCCGATGGCGACGACGATCTCGTCCGCGGCCGGGCCGTCGGCGATCTGGAAGTTGGCGGTAATGAAATGCGAGCGGCGGCCGTTTTCGCTCTTGTGCATCATCGGCAGCGACAACAGTGCGCCCGGCGCATTGCGGGTGTTGCAGAATTCGAGATAGGTCGTGCCGCCGACGGCATCGCGGAAAACATTGCCGAAGCGCAGCGTGTGGATCATGGCGGAGGCATGCTCGATCTCGCCGGCGGTTCCGACGGCCGCGGCCTTGCCGTAGCTCTCGATGCGTTCCGCCGGCATCAGCCCGATCAGGCGGCGCGTCAGTTCCTGCCCGAGCCGGGGGGCGATGGCGACAATCTCCGGCCGCAAATCCTCGACGAAGCCGCGCCCGGCCCATGGATTGCCCAGGACGGCGGCGACGACGATCGATGTCACCGGCCTGGCGGCCACCTTGCTGCCTTCAAGGTGTACTTCCTCGATGAAGGTACAGATCTTCCGCAATTCCATGATTTTGGCCTCTCCACGTGGAAGCTCAAATCTAATGCGCGCCAATCGGCGGGTATTCCTCCGATTCGTAGGAAGAATCGGCGTGCGCCCCGCTTGGAAGCGGTGTAGCGTTCGTATATCCGCGACGGCTTAAATTCGCCCTTCGCGAGTGGCGGAAAATCAGGCGTGGACCACGAGTCGCAAATTCTCTCCTTGCGGGACGCCGCCAGCCTCATCAATTCGGGCGGCGATCTCCAGTCCGTGCTGCGCGACCTCGTGCTGGCGGCCTGCCGACATGCCCAATGGACGTTGGGCTCGATCATGGGCATCGATGCCCCGCATGGCCACGCCTATGTGATCGTGCGCCACGACCCGACGCTCATTCAGCGCACGCTGCCGGATCGCTGGGAACTCGCCACCAGTCCCTCGATCGTTGCGCTCAACCGCAATGAGCCGGTCTATATCAGGGACGCGCGGGTGTCGGAGGAGTTCCCGGGCTATCGCCGCGAGGCCTTCGAGCGCGACTACCGCAGCGTGCTGGTCATGCCGATGAACTGCCTCGACGAAGACGGCCGACCGATGGTGCTGACCGTCGTCTCGCGCGAAATCACCGAAGTGACGGCGCAGGATATCGCCTTCATCGGCATGATCGTGCATCTGGGCGAGATCGCGGTCGAGAAGCAGCATCGGCTGCGCCAGGAGAAGCAGGCCGGCGAACGCCTGCAACGCGCCCTCTCGGCGCACACCTCGCTTCTGCAGCAGGCCTTGTCGGACGGGTCGGTGGTCTCGCTCGCCGAGAAGGTCAGCGAACTTCTGCCCAATCCGGTGGTGGTGATCGATTTCCATGCCAATCTGGTCGTCGCTGGCCGTTCCCCGAGCGAGGCGCATTTCGACATCGCCTCGTGGCAGGCGGTGAGCGGAACACTGAGCCGGCAGATATTCAAGATCGCGCGCGGCGCGTCCGACGGACGCCACACCGAGACGCTGTTCGTCGATGACGGCAAGCGCCAGCTCAAGCTTTCGGTGCGCATCGAACCGCTTACCATCGATGCCGAAGTGGTTGGCGCGCTGATGATTTTCCCGACGCCGCAGGCATCGGGCCAGCTCGAGCAGATGCTGCTCGACAGCACCAAATTTGCGCTCAGCGTGCAGATGATGCGCAGTTTCGTGCGCTTTCGCTTCGAGACCAGGTCGCTCACGGAACTGTTTCTGGAAGTGACGGAGCGCCGCTGGCGCGACGAGGCCGATATCGTCAATCGCGCCCGCCGGCTGGGGCTCGACCTGACGGTTGCGCACAAGATGATCGTCGTCGATCTCGCCGAGCAGGTGAAGGACGGTGCCATCGGTCTTGCCGATCCGCATCATGCGCTGGTGCGTCTTTTGCAGCAGGCCGGTATTGCCGGCACGGCCATAGCGGTGGAAGACGGCCTTGTCTGCCTCGTCCCGGCCGATGCCGGACAGGACGGCGCGCGCTTCGCGAAATTGCCGCACAGGATCGCGGCCGAGCTTGGCCGCTATTTCGAACGCGAGCCGGTGGTGGTGCTGTCTGAAGCCTGTGCCGCGCTGGCCGATTATCCCATCGCCTGGGAGCGATGCCGCCGCATGATCCGGATCGGCCGTTCCTTCGGACGCACC is a genomic window of Mesorhizobium huakuii containing:
- a CDS encoding peptide deformylase, translated to MTIRPIVRFPDLRLRSVAEPISVFDEDLHRLAGDLADTMRAAPGIGITAPHIGILKRLVVLEVSPAASLRSYVNPTILWASGEMIRHVEGSVSMPGVTEEIERNARVRIGYQTLDGDEAVEEAEGLLAVCHQHEIDQLNGQFWIERLSRLKRERLVKRYQKQQRGF
- a CDS encoding helix-turn-helix domain-containing protein, with the translated sequence MDHESQILSLRDAASLINSGGDLQSVLRDLVLAACRHAQWTLGSIMGIDAPHGHAYVIVRHDPTLIQRTLPDRWELATSPSIVALNRNEPVYIRDARVSEEFPGYRREAFERDYRSVLVMPMNCLDEDGRPMVLTVVSREITEVTAQDIAFIGMIVHLGEIAVEKQHRLRQEKQAGERLQRALSAHTSLLQQALSDGSVVSLAEKVSELLPNPVVVIDFHANLVVAGRSPSEAHFDIASWQAVSGTLSRQIFKIARGASDGRHTETLFVDDGKRQLKLSVRIEPLTIDAEVVGALMIFPTPQASGQLEQMLLDSTKFALSVQMMRSFVRFRFETRSLTELFLEVTERRWRDEADIVNRARRLGLDLTVAHKMIVVDLAEQVKDGAIGLADPHHALVRLLQQAGIAGTAIAVEDGLVCLVPADAGQDGARFAKLPHRIAAELGRYFEREPVVVLSEACAALADYPIAWERCRRMIRIGRSFGRTGVFAGQDFGPLPILVAAADAPDVRGFVEDSVGALIAHDRDHGTPYLDTLFAYLREGCRSQACADAIGLHVTTLRYRLSRMEELFGIRLDTPEQRFAVELAIRLSGIIDSRVPPVR
- a CDS encoding NAD(P)/FAD-dependent oxidoreductase, whose product is MAIPPYKAPSRAAYDIVIVGGAVVGSSTAYWLSQALGNGASILVVERDSSYTFSSTALSTSAIRQQYSNPINVKISQFGIDIIRNFPERMAPFYKDEPAPDLGFKEHGYLYCCSPDGVDAARERVDLQRSLGAHTVFLEPGPLKERFPWLNVEDLGGGSWGSREEGWFDSMGLLNGFRRAARASGVEYIDNAVTGLELADGRVVSARLATGETISCGTLVNAAGPRAQQVAAMAGLSIPVAPYKRYSFVFASATPIPGPMPNVIDLSGTFVRPEGELFLTGNTPQGDGPADYDDFEMHFEEFDDYIWPALWHRIPAFDALKVQTSWTGHYEYNMLDHNGIVGFHPEVTNFMFANGFSGHGLQQSPAVGRAVSELIVHGAFQTLDLSPFCYERIARNEPFLEEAVI
- a CDS encoding amino acid synthesis family protein — protein: MELRKICTFIEEVHLEGSKVAARPVTSIVVAAVLGNPWAGRGFVEDLRPEIVAIAPRLGQELTRRLIGLMPAERIESYGKAAAVGTAGEIEHASAMIHTLRFGNVFRDAVGGTTYLEFCNTRNAPGALLSLPMMHKSENGRRSHFITANFQIADGPAADEIVVAIGAADGGRIHPRIADRFQDMAEMEQERGAVQA
- a CDS encoding HpcH/HpaI aldolase family protein, whose product is MQERRNTLKVALTAGRAHIGIWCSLASALTTEIVAGSGAGWVLIDGEHSPNDLRSIMAQLQVMGGFDSEPVVRLPSDDPNLIKQALDIGARSLMIPNVRTAEQARAIVAAMTYAPGGFRGFSVGHRANAFGRIAGYHAKAREQQLLAVQIECETGVANAAEIAAVDGVDVLFVGPGDLSTNMGAMGNPGAAPVQEAIASVRKAAKAAGKASGILAPAKADADRYLADGFTMVAVGSDLGLLARGSDALIASFNQ